A stretch of the Erpetoichthys calabaricus chromosome 3, fErpCal1.3, whole genome shotgun sequence genome encodes the following:
- the LOC114645213 gene encoding serine/threonine-protein kinase pim-2-like: protein MLKEKDKEPVPLEVELMRRVCRAPTCPGIIQLLDWFVGPSVVILVLERPLYCTDLQVYIKSKPGGLNESKARRIFRQVVEVMWHCQSRGVFHNDLKAENILIQRKSKQIKLIDFGCGFILQDEAYKKLRGTVQNFPPEVFRKKCYKAVPATSWSLGLLLFNMLCGDKPFASKKEILQGIFQYKRFISRGTKAPPSISLLINRHPPAHSHHFLLLRLQNPD from the exons ATGTTGAAG gaaaaagacaaagaaccCGTACCCCTTGAAGTGGAGCTAATGAGGCGCGTCTGCAGGGCTCCCACTTGCCCGGGTATAATCCAGCTGCTGGACTGGTTTGTGGGACCCTCTGTAGTAATCCTAGTCCTAGAGCGCCCCCTGTACTGTACAGACCTGCAAGTGTACATCAAATCAAAACCCGGGGGCCTGAACGAATCCAAAGCCCGGCGGATCTTCCGTCAGGTGGTGGAAGTCATGTGGCACTGCCAATCCAGGGGTGTCTTCCACAACGATCTGAAAGCAGAGAACATCCTGATACAGCGGAAGAGCAAGCAAATCAAGCTCATTGACTTCGGCTGCGGGTTCATCCTGCAAGATGAGGCCTACAAGAAGCTGAGGG GCACTGTCCAGAACTTTCCCCCGGAGGTCTTCCGGAAGAAGTGCTACAAGGCTGTGCCGGCAACATCGTGGTCCCTGGGCCTGCTGCTTTTTAACATGCTTTGTGGGGATAAACCCTTTGCTTCCAAGAAGGAAATCCTTCAGGGCATTTTCCAGTACAAGCGCTTCATTTCACGAGGTACGAAAGCGCCACCTAGCATCTCTCTCTTAATAAACCGGCACCCACCCGCTCATTCTCACCATTTTCTGCTCCTCAGACTGCAAAATCCTGATTGA